The Sphingobium sp. EP60837 DNA segment ACGCCCGTCTGGGCCTGGAAGCTTTGACCGAGGCTGCGGGTGCCGCCGGGATCACCGAGAAGTCGGCCTGGACCGATGAACTGGTCAAGGAGCGGGACGCCTTCAACGAAGCGGTCAAGCCGCTGCGCACGTCGGACATTTCCCCGCTGCACTATGCCCGCGTCTGCGAAGACGCGAGCCAGGTGATCGAGGAAAAATGCCCGGAGATGGCGGTGTTCTTCGACACCGGGCATATGCTCAGCTACGGGCCGCCCTTCGTGCGTGCGTCGTCGCGCAACGTCTATCACAGCGGGTTCCTCCATCGCATGGGCTGGAGTGCGTCCGCCGCGATCGGGGCCAGCATGGCGAGCGGCGGCAAGCCTGCCCTGGCCCTGATGGGCGACGGCGCCTTCATCATGCGCTCGACCGTGATGATCACCGCGGTCGAGCAGAAGCTGCCCGTCGTCGTCGTCGTATTCGACAACCGCTCGCTTCAGGTCGAGCGCGAGGCGATGCTTAAAATCTACGGCCGCGAATCGCTGTGCGATTTCCGCAAGGTCGGCGAGGAGGAGCTTTGGGGCCCTGACTTCGTGATGATGGCGAAGGGCATGGGTTGCGAGGCGATCCGCGTCGAGAAGGCCGATGAGTTCAAGCCGGCGTTTGAACAGGCTTTCGCCAGCGGCCAGCCGACCGTGATCAGCGTGGCGACGGAGATCGAGACGCCGCAATATCGTTCGGCCTGGTATCCCTATCCGAAGAACTATCATGACACCTGGAAGCCGGGGCCGGTCCCGGGTTCTGAAGGAAATCACGGCTTTGTCATGCCGACCTTCACAAAGACTGAATCGTAAGGACCATAGATGAGCGTGCTTCAGCTTCAGGACCCGCAGCTTCTTCGGAACCTGGCCTTTGTTGACGGTAAATGGGTGGGCGCCGATAGCGGCGCCACCCTGGACGTCATCAATCCAGCAACGGGTGAAAGCGTCGGAACCGTGCCCGACATGGGTGCGTCGGAGGCCAGACGCGCTATCGCTGCGGCAGAGGTGGCCCTGGTTCAGTGGCGAGAGACGCTTGCCAAGGACCGGGGGCGCCTGCTGCGGCGTTGGTTTGACCTGATTATCGAAAATACCGACGATCTGGCTCGCATTCTGACCGCGGAGCAGGGCAAGCCCCTGGCCGAGGCAAAAAGTGAGATCGTCACGGGCGCGGCGTTCATCGAATGGTTCGCCGAAGAGGCGCGCCGGACTTATGGCGACACTATTCCGACGCCAGCGCCCGACCGCCGCATTGTCGTCATAAAGCAGCCGATAGGCGTCTGTGCGGCCATCGCGCCGTGGAATTTTCCCAGTACGATCATCACCCGCAAGGTGGCGGCCGCTCTTGCCGCCGGTTGCACCATGGTCGTGCGGCCCGCCAGCACGACGCCCTTTTCGGCGCTGGCGCTGGCAGAACTTGCCGATCGTGCGGGCATTCCCAAGGGCGTCTTCAGCGTCGTGGTCGGGGATCCGATCGCGATCGGCGGCGAATTCACGTCCAACCCAGTGGTGCGAAAGCTGTCCTTCACCGGGTCGACCCAGGTGGGCAAGCTGTTGATGCAGCAATGCGCCGGTACCATCAAAAAGGTGGCTCTCGAATTGGGGGGGAACGCGCCCTTCATCGTGTTCGATGACGCCGACGTGGATGCGGCAGTCGCCGGAGTCATGGGGTCGAAGTTCAGGAATGCGGGCCAGGCCTGTGTGGGCACGAACCGGATCTATGTCCAGAACGGCGTCTATGATGCATTCGTCGGCAAGCTGTTGCAGGAAGTGGCGAAGCTGAAGGTCGGGAATGGCGCCGATCCCGACATCAACTTCGGCCCGGTCCACGATCTCAAGGGCGTGCAGAAGACCGAGGAACATATTGCCGACGCGGTAGCAAAGGGCGCCAAACTGCTCGCGGGCGGCAAGCGCCATGCACTTGGCCGCTCCTTCTTCGAACCGACGGTGATCGGGGAGGCCAACGCGACCATGAAGGTCGCGCGCGAGGAAACGTTTGGGCCGCTCGCCTCGGTATTCCGCTTCAGCGAGGAAGATGAACTCATCGCTGCCGCCAACGACACCGAATATGGCCTGGCGTCCTATTTCTACAGCCGCGACATCGGCCGCATCTGGCGGGTCGCGGAGGCTCTGGAAACGGGCATGGTCGGCGTGAACATCGGCCTGATGGCCAATGAGGCCGTGCCGTTCGGCGGGATCAAGGAGTCGGGCATCGGCCGCGAAGGCTCCTACCAGGGGATCGAGGAGTATCTGGAGGTCAAATATATCTGCATGGCGGGCCTCTAGCTGGGGAGCCGGATTAGGCGCCACTTTGCCTGTGACGGATCGATACACACGGACGCAGTCGACGGACAGAGGTGGCGTTCTCCCTAAGGAACAGTTCCATCCTTGGTTTTCGGGTAGCGGCATTCGGATCAATTAAAAGGAACCACCATGAATCGCTTTGACAACAAGACGATCGTCGTCACAGGCGCAGGCAGCGGAATTGGCGCTGCGACGGTGGAGCGCCTGCTTCACGAAGGCGCGTTCGTCGTGGCGGTGGACAATCGCGCTGAAGCGCTCGAAGGCCTGCTCTCCAGGATAGAATCAAAGGATCGGGTGCGCACTGCGGTTGCCGACATCGCCGATGCGCAGCATGCGCAGCATTTTTTCGACAAAATCGTGCGGGAACTCGGCGTTGTCGACGGATTGGTCAACAGTGCGGGGATTCGTGGCGTGGGAACGGTACTGGATACACCGGCTGAAAAGCTGCGCCGAGTACTGGCGGTCAATCTAGAAGGCACTTGCAATATGTGCCGCAGTTTCGCCGCCGCCGCTCAGTCGGCAGGGAATGGGGGGGCCATCGTCAATATCAGCTCGTCGGCCGGGTTGCGCGGCAATCCCAACAGGCTGTCTTATGCCGCGTCCAAATGGGGTGTCACCGGTATCACCGCCACCATGGGGATCGAGCTTGCGCCGCTGGGCATTCGCGTTAACGCGGTGGCGCCCGGCATGACACGCACGCCAATGACCTCGCCCATGTTCCAGGACGAGGCCAATGTCTCCAAGATCCGCGCGTCTCACCCGCTCGGTCGGGAGGGCCGTCCAGACGAGATAGCCGGGCCGATCGCTTTCCTTCTGTCGGAAGACGCCAGCTTTATCACGGGCGCCACGCTGGCGGTGGACGGCGGTTACACAGCGGGTGTCCCTTCCTTCTGAGGTCCAGGCCAGCCCGGTAGGACCATAGGTCTGCAGCGTCCGGTTGGCTTACGAATATCGAAATGTGGGGGGCGCATGCGCGACGCTATGGCCGGGCAGGAATCTGATGACGGCAGGTGAGTTGGTCCAGGGCCACGCGCCACGCTATTTCGACCTCCCGGATCATTCGCTCCGGGCCGCACTCTCGACCGAGATGCACGGTCGTAAATTGCCGGCGATCCATGCGCCGGCTCGACTCATGCAGGTCGTGGTTCAGATCGATGAACAGGACGCGGCCAGGGAGCTCGAGCGGCTTCGGACGCTTTTCCCCTCAATTTCGCACACGGCGGAAAAGCGTTTCCATCGCGACATGGTGGAAGACGTTCATCTGATCTGGGAGCGCCACACCGAATTCTCGAGCTACATGTTTATCCTTGAGCGCGAATTCGATCGTCCGTTCGACGCCGATATATTCGATGTGTTGCCACCCGACTGGTTCGCGCAACTCCCTGGCCACGTGCTGCGGGCCACCCAGATCGCGGTATTGTGCTATGATGATCCAGAAATCGTCGAACAGTGGTTCCGTGCCGATGACCTGGTCCATTGCAGGGCGCTCTCTTCGAAAATCCGTTTCTGGTCGGATTTTCGATTGAACCCCGATGGATTTGGGCGCCTGCTCGTGGTGAACGACGCAGCCTCCCCGGGGGAACTGGCACTTGCGCTGCAACGGGTGCAGGAATTGGGCAATTACCGCAATCTGGCACTGCTGGGTCTACCGGTCGCACAGCGTCTGGCCCGGCGGATCAATGCGTTGGAACTTACACTGGCCGCCACTACGCAGCAAATCGCGGAATCCGTCCAGACAGATGCGAAGTCACTCGCCGAATTGTCGGACCTGAGCGCCGAAGTGGCGCGCATCAGAGGCGAATCCCAATACCGCATGAGCGCTACCCGCGCCTATGCACAGATGGTCGACGATCGGTTGCGCGCTCTCCAAGCAACCAAGATCGACGGGTTTGAATCCTTGACCGATTTTACTGAGCGCAGGCTTCTGCCGGCGGCACGCACCTGCCTCAGTTTCACGAGCCGGCTCGACACGCTCGCGCAAAGTGCGGCATGGACTAGCGACCTACTACGGACACGGATCGACACGGAACTGGCGACGCAGAACCGTGATCTTTTGCGTTCGATGGATAGAAGGACCGCGCTGCAATTACGCCTGCAGCGCACGGTCGAAGGCATCTCGGTAGTGGCGATCACCTACTATGCCTGCAATTTGCTGGGTTATTTCATCAGAGGCTTTGAGCGTTTCGTCCACCTCGATCACGACCTTGTTCTTTCCATCTTTTTGCCTGTCGTAGCGTGCTGCGTATGGCTAGGTATAAGGTCCATGCATAATCGACTGCGGTAATCCGGAACGCTTTCGATCGAGGCCTGCTGCATTCCAACATTCGGCGACGCGCTGATGATTAACCCGGACGCGCTCGGCAGGCGCGGGTCGGCAGATCATGTTCGATTGACAGTCTGTAGTATTCCCGCAATGATGGATTTTTACTGTAAGTGTCGGTGGATGAGGTTCATTGGTGGCTAATAAAGTTGGTAAACTTAGTAAAAGCGGACATATTGAAGCCGAGCCTGCCGTCGAGATCGATCGTGACGCCTCCAGCAGCCTGGCCAAGGCGCTCAGCATTCTGGACCTGTTCAGCGAAAACAAACCAATTTGGACTACCAATGAAATCCTCGATGCCTTGGGAGCAACCCGCTCGACCGGCTACCGCTATATCCGGGCGCTGACATCGGCAGGGCTACTTGGCGCAGTCGGCAACGGCTATTATGTGCTAGGTTCGCGCATCATCGAACTGGATCTATTGATCAGGAACACCGATCCGCTGCTGAAGGCGTCGGAAGGTATCCTTGGCGAGCTTGTCAAAGCCACCACGCACTCCGCTCTGCTGTGCATGCTGTTCCAAAACTCGTTGGTCTGCATCGCCGATTGCCAGACCCAATTCAGCCCGAAGACCATATTCGCGCGCGGACAGCGCAGACCGCTGTTTAAGGGCGCCGTCTCGAGAGTCGTTTTAGCGAACCTGCCTAATCATAGGCTTCGGAGCATTTTCGCGCGTCGCCAAGATGCAATACTAGAAGCCAGGCTCGGAGACTCCTGGGAGGAGTTTAACGAGGCAATGAGCAAGATCCGGTCCGAAGGCTTCGTCAAGTCGATCGGCGAGTTCAACCCAGGCATTGTCGGCATCGCGGCCCCGGTGTTTAATGGCGAGGACGCGATCATCGGTTCGGTAGGGGTTTCCTGGGAAGAAGAGGAGATCGAGGATATCGACATCAACCGGACCGTGTTGCTGGTCAAACGCGCCGCCAGGGAAATTTCGCAGCGGATGGCCAAGAGCGATTCAGAGTTGATCCTGCCGCCGCGTGCCGTTGGCTAGGCTGCACTGAAAAATGGGCGGCTATTTTCTTAAAAGGCAGATAGTGACCCCGTTCAGCGACCGCGCGCCAGCTGACGATGGATCGATTGCCAGCGCGAGGCAGCGACATTTTTTTGCGGTTTGGGCCGCTGCCGGCACCTTTCACCTCCGAACTGCGTCGATAATCCCGCGCGTTGCCTCCGCGGCTTGCTGCGCCCGCACGAGAATCGGCAAGCCTGCCCGGGTAATGTCAGGCACTTCGACTCCGATGGGAATCTCGCGCGGCAGCGCGCTCAGCATGTCCTCCAGAGGCAATCCGCCTTTCCCCGGCAGTAGGCGGCCGAACCGCGCCTCTCTGGGGAGATCGTCGGGAGCAGCAGCGGGCGCATCGCAGACCTGGAAACAGGAAATCAGACTGGGATCGACGCGCGCTAGTTCGTCGGGCGTGCCGCCGGAACGATGGAAATGCAGCGCATCGACACAGATAGTCAAATTGGGGCGCTCCACCCTCTTCACCATCTCCAAAGCGGCACGCAACGTACCGATGCTGCGATATTTCATGAATTCAAGCGACGGCGATGGACCGTATTGCGCGGCCAAATCGCACAGTCTGCCAAGATTACGCGCTGTGGCTTCCAGATAGCCGGGCGTCCAGTCACCATGCGGCTCCCCGGTGATTGCAATCGAGCGGGCGCCGATCTCGCCCGCATAGCACAGCAACGGCTCCCACGCGTCGACGTCCGTCTCCGGAGAGATGCGGACGACTTCCACATCAAGCACCTTGATGCCGGTTTCCGATAGGCGTTGTGCAATCGTGGCCCGTAGCGGCGCGTCAGCCATGATGTCCGGGTCCGTCGCCAATGTGGCCGTCACCCGTAGCCCGATCGCATCATAGTTCGCCTGAATCGCTGCATCAATCTGTTCGAGCGGTGAGCAAGGAAGAACGGTCAGTGGGCACAAGGAAAACATGCATCTCTCCCAAAGCATTTCAGTCATGGCTTAGCTGCCTGAGCGGCAGAACATAACCGAGGCTCTAAAAAAATCCACATTGATCTCACACTGTGAGATAATTCATATTCTTTTGCGGGGCAGGCCGGTGGGCTCGCCCAGATAAATCAGTTAGCCTTAAGGACGCTGGGGCCGAAGCGGGGAGGGAGGTGCGCTTCCTCGCTTCCTGCACACCGTTCTGCGCGTCGAGGCTGCATATCTGCTAGGAATAGCGGAACGATCCCCGTGTCAGAGCCTCGACAGCTGCAGCCACGTTCGTTCCTTCCGGCAGAATCCCCGCCAACTGCCGCCGCAGCTCCAATGTGAAGGGTCGCAGAAGATCACCGCATTTGCCGGCGAGCTTCCGACCAGTGATGGTCGATCCCAGAACGACACCTTCTCGACGCCCGGATAGAGCGCCAGACATTCGCTGACCTCGCGCTCGGCGGGAAGAACGTTCACCGCGCCTTAGGGCAGTCTGGCGTCGGCCGCATTTCGGCCAGCATGTAGGCATCGAGCGGCGGTTCCGGCGCGGGTTTCAGAACGACGGTGCAGCCGCTGAGCAGCGCCATACTCCTTTTCGCTATTATCGCCATCAAAGGTGCCTTCCAGGGCACGATCATCGCCTGATTCCCTTAGAACTGCGATGCACTATTGCATTCCAGTGCTGGGCCGGCGAATTTTTGTCCAACGATAACTGCTGGCGATGTCGGCATGCGTTTCGAGCGTTCGCACCGGGAAGCGGACTGGATCGTTCTCGACCGGGTGAACGAGCTATTCATCTCCACCCCCAGAGTTCCCGCAGTCCGACGCACCGTCAGCGGCGAGAGAAAGTCGATCAGTCGCCAGCATTCTTCTTGAAAGCCTCGATTTCCTCTACGGCGGCGGGCAGCGCGGTGCTCATTCCATGGAGGTTCGAAACACCTACGATCTGCAGCGCTTCTAATATCTCTTCCTCAGTCGCTCCGGCCTTTAGCGCAGCTCGTGTCTGTGCTCGAACTCCGAACTCATGGAACTGGAAAGCATTCAGGCAGGTCATGATGATGTATTTAAACTTTCGCGGCAAAGTATCGCGGTGGAACAACGGGTGCATCACAGTATCATGAAGGCGCTCCAGGAAATCAGGATCGCGCTCAGCCATGATTTTGGTCCATCCGCGAGCCATGCCACGCTCACGCTCTACCCTCTCTAGGATTTGTTTCGTTCTGTTGGGGTCGACGGCCATTCCAATTATCCTCTGAAATTGTGGTGATCAAGAATATCCTGATATATGGGACGGCTGTCAATCTCGAGGATTGGAGCGGCCAGAGCATACGCCATGAGCAAGCGATTGCCGAAAGAACCATGATTACGGCGCCGAGTTATTCGAGTTGAATCAAGTCCCAGAATATGACAATAGTTTCCCAGAGGTGTGCGGCGTCCGTAGGTCGAACGGTACCGTCACCTAACCGCTCACCAAACAGGAATAGGAAGCCCATCGTGAATTTAGAAAGTAAGAGGCAGTTCGAGGCGCTGTTCGCACCGAAAAGCATCGCACTGATTGGCGCATCCAGCGACTCGAAAAAGCATACCTCGCGGCCTCAGCGCTCTCTTCGCAAGCAAGGTTACGAAGGCAGGATATTCCCCATCAACCCGAACCGCGCGGAGGTCGGGGGCGATGTCGCTTATCCGTCGCTACTTGATGTGCCCGCAGCGGTTGACCATGCCTTCATCATGGTTCCCCGGGATGCGGTTCCAGCAGCGATCGAACAA contains these protein-coding regions:
- a CDS encoding sugar phosphate isomerase/epimerase family protein, which codes for MFSLCPLTVLPCSPLEQIDAAIQANYDAIGLRVTATLATDPDIMADAPLRATIAQRLSETGIKVLDVEVVRISPETDVDAWEPLLCYAGEIGARSIAITGEPHGDWTPGYLEATARNLGRLCDLAAQYGPSPSLEFMKYRSIGTLRAALEMVKRVERPNLTICVDALHFHRSGGTPDELARVDPSLISCFQVCDAPAAAPDDLPREARFGRLLPGKGGLPLEDMLSALPREIPIGVEVPDITRAGLPILVRAQQAAEATRGIIDAVRR
- a CDS encoding NAD-dependent succinate-semialdehyde dehydrogenase → MLQLQDPQLLRNLAFVDGKWVGADSGATLDVINPATGESVGTVPDMGASEARRAIAAAEVALVQWRETLAKDRGRLLRRWFDLIIENTDDLARILTAEQGKPLAEAKSEIVTGAAFIEWFAEEARRTYGDTIPTPAPDRRIVVIKQPIGVCAAIAPWNFPSTIITRKVAAALAAGCTMVVRPASTTPFSALALAELADRAGIPKGVFSVVVGDPIAIGGEFTSNPVVRKLSFTGSTQVGKLLMQQCAGTIKKVALELGGNAPFIVFDDADVDAAVAGVMGSKFRNAGQACVGTNRIYVQNGVYDAFVGKLLQEVAKLKVGNGADPDINFGPVHDLKGVQKTEEHIADAVAKGAKLLAGGKRHALGRSFFEPTVIGEANATMKVAREETFGPLASVFRFSEEDELIAAANDTEYGLASYFYSRDIGRIWRVAEALETGMVGVNIGLMANEAVPFGGIKESGIGREGSYQGIEEYLEVKYICMAGL
- a CDS encoding carboxymuconolactone decarboxylase family protein; translation: MAVDPNRTKQILERVERERGMARGWTKIMAERDPDFLERLHDTVMHPLFHRDTLPRKFKYIIMTCLNAFQFHEFGVRAQTRAALKAGATEEEILEALQIVGVSNLHGMSTALPAAVEEIEAFKKNAGD
- a CDS encoding aldehyde dehydrogenase family protein: MIVPWKAPLMAIIAKRSMALLSGCTVVLKPAPEPPLDAYMLAEMRPTPDCPKAR
- a CDS encoding DUF3422 family protein yields the protein MTAGELVQGHAPRYFDLPDHSLRAALSTEMHGRKLPAIHAPARLMQVVVQIDEQDAARELERLRTLFPSISHTAEKRFHRDMVEDVHLIWERHTEFSSYMFILEREFDRPFDADIFDVLPPDWFAQLPGHVLRATQIAVLCYDDPEIVEQWFRADDLVHCRALSSKIRFWSDFRLNPDGFGRLLVVNDAASPGELALALQRVQELGNYRNLALLGLPVAQRLARRINALELTLAATTQQIAESVQTDAKSLAELSDLSAEVARIRGESQYRMSATRAYAQMVDDRLRALQATKIDGFESLTDFTERRLLPAARTCLSFTSRLDTLAQSAAWTSDLLRTRIDTELATQNRDLLRSMDRRTALQLRLQRTVEGISVVAITYYACNLLGYFIRGFERFVHLDHDLVLSIFLPVVACCVWLGIRSMHNRLR
- a CDS encoding SDR family NAD(P)-dependent oxidoreductase; translated protein: MNRFDNKTIVVTGAGSGIGAATVERLLHEGAFVVAVDNRAEALEGLLSRIESKDRVRTAVADIADAQHAQHFFDKIVRELGVVDGLVNSAGIRGVGTVLDTPAEKLRRVLAVNLEGTCNMCRSFAAAAQSAGNGGAIVNISSSAGLRGNPNRLSYAASKWGVTGITATMGIELAPLGIRVNAVAPGMTRTPMTSPMFQDEANVSKIRASHPLGREGRPDEIAGPIAFLLSEDASFITGATLAVDGGYTAGVPSF
- a CDS encoding IclR family transcriptional regulator, coding for MANKVGKLSKSGHIEAEPAVEIDRDASSSLAKALSILDLFSENKPIWTTNEILDALGATRSTGYRYIRALTSAGLLGAVGNGYYVLGSRIIELDLLIRNTDPLLKASEGILGELVKATTHSALLCMLFQNSLVCIADCQTQFSPKTIFARGQRRPLFKGAVSRVVLANLPNHRLRSIFARRQDAILEARLGDSWEEFNEAMSKIRSEGFVKSIGEFNPGIVGIAAPVFNGEDAIIGSVGVSWEEEEIEDIDINRTVLLVKRAAREISQRMAKSDSELILPPRAVG